The proteins below are encoded in one region of Thunnus maccoyii chromosome 24, fThuMac1.1, whole genome shotgun sequence:
- the LOC121891975 gene encoding small integral membrane protein 11A-like, with translation MINWKALDNVPVLLYILGLKTLLLCLAFAGVKIYQSKKAEEALKKQQAERRRLAQQTQELIDNKKED, from the exons ATGATCAACTGGAAG GCTTTGGACAATGTCCCCGTCCTCTTGTACATCCTGGGCCTGAagacactgctgctgtgtttggcGTTCGCCGGGGTGAAGATCTACCAGAGTAAGAAAGCAGAGGAGGCCCTGAAGAAGCAGCAGGCTGAGAGGAGGAGGCTGGCCCAGCAGACGCAGGAGCTCATTGACAATAAGAAGGAAGactga
- the gpr180 gene encoding integral membrane protein GPR180 isoform X2 has protein sequence MEPDLDNLSCSDRLSRAQFIISLSQEEHNQTIPHQSSPTVWQALYADRYTCQESAAIPSHADLTFTVLLFNADSAGNPLDHFSAEEAGLHSFYFLLLLAYFIACCIYIQPLYQALRKGGPMHTVLKVLTTALALQCCSALCNYIHLARYSRDGVGIPLMGSLAEFWDMVSQVSMLYTLLSLCMGWTLSRGRKPQSRPLQWEQSPASTAVAVGGVVTQGVLLLWEQYSESESDHHSYHAQQSLAGLLLIALRVGLALLLASVLYQIISTERSTLKRDFYLCFAKGCFLWFLCHPVLVLLSVVFNDHQKEKVVTIGVILCQSISMVILYQLFLSRSLYWEVSSLSSVSLPLTMSRTNHRGRY, from the exons ATGGAGCCAGACCTGGACAACCTCAGCTGCTCTGACAGGCTCTCTAGAGCTCAGTTCATCA TTTCCCTCAGTCAAGAAGAACACAACCAGACGATCCCTCATCAGTCCTCCCCTACAGTCTGGCAGGCCCTGTATGCTGATAGATATACATGCCAG gaAAGCGCAGCGATTCCTTCTCATGCTGATCTCACTTTTACCGTCCTGCTGTTCAACGCCGACTCAGCAGGAAACCCTCTGGATCACTTCAGTGCAGAGGAGGCAG gTCTCCACAGTTTCTacttcctcctgctgctggcCTACTTCATAGCCTGCTGTATCTACATCCAGCCTCTGTACCAGGCTCTGAGGAAAGGAGGTCCCATGCACACTGTCCTCAAAGTGCTGACCACAGCGCTGGCGTTACagtgctgctctgctctctgcaaCTACATCCACTTGGCCAG GTACTCCAGAGACGGTGTTGGTATCCCTCTGATGGGCAGTCTGGCAGAGT TCTGGGATATGGTGTCCCAGGTGTCCATGCTGTACACGTTACTGAGCCTGTGTATGGGCTGGACTCTGAGTCGAGGCCGGAAGCCTCAGTCCAGACCTCTGCAGTGGGAACAGTCTCCGGCTTCAACGGCCGTCGCTGTTGGTGGAGTCGTTACACAG GGcgtgctgctgctgtgggagCAGTATTCAGAGTCAGAGAGCGACCATCACAGCTATCACGCCCAGCAGAGTCTGGCAGGCCTCCTCCTCATAGCTCTGAGAGTAGGCCTGGCCCTCCTGCTGGCCTCCGTCCTCTACCAGATCATCTCCACTGAGAGGAGCACCCTGAAGAGAGACTTCTACCTCTGCTTCGCCAAG GGATGCTTCTTGTGGTTCCTCTGTCATCCCGTCCTCGTCCTCTTGTCTGTTGTCTTCAATGATCACCAGAAGGAGAAG GTGGTGACTATCGGCGTGATCCTCTGCCAGTCCATCTCCATGGTGATCCTCTACCAGCTCTTCCTGTCTCGTTCTCTCTACTGGGaggtctcctctctctcctctgtgtcgcTACCGCTCACCATGTCCAGGACGAACCACAGGGGGCGCTACTAA
- the gpr180 gene encoding integral membrane protein GPR180 isoform X1 translates to MSYITATLIVAILLSSEAFGKTVKGLLKSEVARQQNGQFITKFMYQGDDGLFVCRLENSALAIEKESRLLLYQDMEPDLDNLSCSDRLSRAQFIISLSQEEHNQTIPHQSSPTVWQALYADRYTCQESAAIPSHADLTFTVLLFNADSAGNPLDHFSAEEAGLHSFYFLLLLAYFIACCIYIQPLYQALRKGGPMHTVLKVLTTALALQCCSALCNYIHLARYSRDGVGIPLMGSLAEFWDMVSQVSMLYTLLSLCMGWTLSRGRKPQSRPLQWEQSPASTAVAVGGVVTQGVLLLWEQYSESESDHHSYHAQQSLAGLLLIALRVGLALLLASVLYQIISTERSTLKRDFYLCFAKGCFLWFLCHPVLVLLSVVFNDHQKEKVVTIGVILCQSISMVILYQLFLSRSLYWEVSSLSSVSLPLTMSRTNHRGRY, encoded by the exons ATGTCGTATATTACAGCCACACTTATTGTCGCAATACTGCTCAGCTCGGAGGCCTTTGGGAAAACTGTGAAGGGACTTTTGAAGAGCGAAGTGGCGAGACAGCAAAACGGCCAGTTCATCACTAAATTCATGTACCAAG GTGATGACGGTCTGTTCGTCTGCCGGCTGGAAAACTCCGCTCTGGCCATAGAGAAGGAGTCCAGATTGCTGTTGTATCAGGACATGGAGCCAGACCTGGACAACCTCAGCTGCTCTGACAGGCTCTCTAGAGCTCAGTTCATCA TTTCCCTCAGTCAAGAAGAACACAACCAGACGATCCCTCATCAGTCCTCCCCTACAGTCTGGCAGGCCCTGTATGCTGATAGATATACATGCCAG gaAAGCGCAGCGATTCCTTCTCATGCTGATCTCACTTTTACCGTCCTGCTGTTCAACGCCGACTCAGCAGGAAACCCTCTGGATCACTTCAGTGCAGAGGAGGCAG gTCTCCACAGTTTCTacttcctcctgctgctggcCTACTTCATAGCCTGCTGTATCTACATCCAGCCTCTGTACCAGGCTCTGAGGAAAGGAGGTCCCATGCACACTGTCCTCAAAGTGCTGACCACAGCGCTGGCGTTACagtgctgctctgctctctgcaaCTACATCCACTTGGCCAG GTACTCCAGAGACGGTGTTGGTATCCCTCTGATGGGCAGTCTGGCAGAGT TCTGGGATATGGTGTCCCAGGTGTCCATGCTGTACACGTTACTGAGCCTGTGTATGGGCTGGACTCTGAGTCGAGGCCGGAAGCCTCAGTCCAGACCTCTGCAGTGGGAACAGTCTCCGGCTTCAACGGCCGTCGCTGTTGGTGGAGTCGTTACACAG GGcgtgctgctgctgtgggagCAGTATTCAGAGTCAGAGAGCGACCATCACAGCTATCACGCCCAGCAGAGTCTGGCAGGCCTCCTCCTCATAGCTCTGAGAGTAGGCCTGGCCCTCCTGCTGGCCTCCGTCCTCTACCAGATCATCTCCACTGAGAGGAGCACCCTGAAGAGAGACTTCTACCTCTGCTTCGCCAAG GGATGCTTCTTGTGGTTCCTCTGTCATCCCGTCCTCGTCCTCTTGTCTGTTGTCTTCAATGATCACCAGAAGGAGAAG GTGGTGACTATCGGCGTGATCCTCTGCCAGTCCATCTCCATGGTGATCCTCTACCAGCTCTTCCTGTCTCGTTCTCTCTACTGGGaggtctcctctctctcctctgtgtcgcTACCGCTCACCATGTCCAGGACGAACCACAGGGGGCGCTACTAA
- the LOC121891949 gene encoding dTDP-D-glucose 4,6-dehydratase-like, which translates to MSTDSRWSTVVMDFNRTVLVTGGSGFIGSHLVCSLVNRHPDWRIINLDNLDYCCSPRSLESVEDRANYTFIRGDVCNSRLVNHIFNTENIDVIFHLAAKTHVDASFENPSSFQRVNIDGTRVLLGAAHQAQYQPQRFIYVSTDEVYGASLDEVFDESSPVRPSNPYSATKAAAEYLVRSYWDKYKFPIIITRSNNTYGPRQYTEKVIPRFLTLLQMDKKCTIQGTLPKSRHFLFVDDAVNAFLLVLQKGVVGEIYNVGTNCEIPIMQLARELVQMVKNVPDSELNDWLEFVPDRPRVDLRYPIRCEKLQQLGWKAEVSWAEGIRQTVKWYQDNPNFWSDATEDLGPIGSKLENATSQCVASA; encoded by the exons ATGTCAACAGACAGCCGTTGGTCCACTGTCGTGATGGACTTCAACAGGACTGTTCTGGTGACTGGAGGCTCTGGATTCAT tGGCTCCCATCTTGTGTGCTCACTGGTCAACAGACACCCTGACTGGAGAATTATCAATCTGGATAAT TTGGATTACTGCTGCAGCCCCAGGAGTCTGGAGAGTGTTGAAGACAGAGCAAACTACACCTTTATCAGG GGGGATGTGTGCAACTCTCGGCTGGTAAACCACATCttcaacacagaaaacatcGATGTGATCTTCCACCTGGCAGCCAAAACGCACGTTG ATGCATCGTTTGAAAATCCGTCTAGTTTCCAGCGGGTCAACATTGATGGAACCAGAGTTTTACTTGGAGCCGCACATCAGGCCCAATACCAGCCACAACGCTTCATCTATGTCAGCACCGATGAAGTGTACGGAGCCAGTCTGGACGAG GTGTTTGATGAGAGCAGCCCAGTGAGGCCATCCAATCCGTATTCTGCCACTAAAGCAGCTGCAGAGTATCTGGTCAGATCCTACTGGGACAAATATAAG TTTCCCATCATCATTACAAGGAGCAACAACACCTACGGGCCCAGACAGTACACTGAGAAG GTCATTCCAAGGTTTCTCACCCTCTTGCAAATGGACAAGAAATG TACCATCCAGGGAACCCTCCCTAAATCCCGCCATTTCCTGTTTGTCGATGACGCCGTCAACGCCTTCCTGCTGGTTCTGCAGAAAGGGGTTGTGGGAGAAATCTACAATGTGGGGACAAACTGTGAGATTCCCATCATGCAGCTGGCAAGGGAACTTGTTCAGATG GTCAAGAACGTGCCAGACTCTGAATTAAATGATTGGCTCGAGTTTGTACCTGACAG GCCGCGGGTTGACCTCCGCTACCCCATCAGatgtgagaagctgcagcagctgggCTGGAAAGCTGAGGTGTCCTGGGCTGAAGGCATCAGACAGACTg TCAAATGGTACCAAGACAACCCAAACTTCTGGTCAGACGCAACTGAGGACCTAGGACCAATCGGAAGCAAGCTTGAAAATGCTACCAGCCAATGCGTGGCGTCAGCATAG